CATTTCACCTCCGGCATGGCCGCCATGGCCCAGTTAAAAGCCGTGGAAGCAGGCGTGGACATGCTGGACACGTGCCTGTCGCCCTTTGCGTTTCGCACGTCGCATGCCGCCATCGAGCCGCTGGTGATGGCCCTGCTGGGGACCAATCGCGATACCGGTTTTGATATCAGGGAACTGGCGGCGATCAACGACATACTGGAAAAAGAGATTCTGCCCAAATACCGGCACCTGCTGGATGATACCAAGATGTCGATCATCGATATCAATGTCCTGCTGCACCAGACCCCCGGCGGGATGCTCTCCAATCTGGTCAGCCAGTTAAAGGAAATGAACGCGCTGGATAAACTGGATCAGGTTTTTGCCGAACTTCCCCGGGTCAGAAAGGATCTGGGCCAGATTCCCCTGGTGACGCCCACCAGCCAGATTGTCGGCATTCAAACGGTGAACAACGTCCTTTTTGACGATCCGAACGAGCGCTATAAAATGATAACCGCCCAGGTCAAAGACCTGTGTTTCGGCTTGTATGGGGAAACGGCCGAGCCCATCGACCCGGTGCTCCAGAAGAAAGCTTTGAAGGGGTACAAGGGCGGGGAAACCCCCATCACTTGCCGTCCGGCAGAAGCTTTAGCGCCGGAGCTGGAAAAAGCCAGAGCGGCCGTCAAGGACCTGACGGACGATCCGGACGATGTATTGATTTATGCGCTTTACCCGGTTACCGGCAAGCGGTTTTTAAACTGGAAATACGGCAAGGAAGCGCCGCCGCCGGAAACAAAGCCGAAAACAATGGAAGCGGTCATGGCTGAAGCGGAACTGATTGAAAAGGCCAAGGCCGGCAAGCTGGTGGAAAAGCCCCAAAAAGAGATTCCGCCCAAGGGGAAAGATCTGCGGATATTTAACGTTTATGTCGATGATGCATATTACGAAGTCGGGGTGGAACCGGTAAGCGGCAGGATTGAGACGGTCGCGGCCCAAGGCGTGACTCCCGGACGGACCCGGGCCGAAGCAAAACCGACGCCGGCTCAACCCCAGGCAGCGGCACAGCCGCAGCCGGCAAAAAAGACGGAAGCAGCTAAACCCAAAGCCAAACCGGA
The window above is part of the Desulfobacterales bacterium genome. Proteins encoded here:
- a CDS encoding pyruvate carboxylase subunit B, with translation MNDHDQLKMTAMNYAKDRPKAENPVKIQDLSLRDGYQSLFATRGRTEDMLPVAEMMDDVGFWAMEIWGGATFDTMHRFLNEDPWERLRTLKRYIKKTPVSMLLRAQNLVGYRNYPDDVARAFIERTVANGMDIFRTFDALNDYRNFETVVPVIKSSGKHFQGCICYTLTEARMGGEVYTLDYYVKKAKALERMGADSICIKDMAGMIAPYDAYDIVKALKAAVSLPIHLHSHFTSGMAAMAQLKAVEAGVDMLDTCLSPFAFRTSHAAIEPLVMALLGTNRDTGFDIRELAAINDILEKEILPKYRHLLDDTKMSIIDINVLLHQTPGGMLSNLVSQLKEMNALDKLDQVFAELPRVRKDLGQIPLVTPTSQIVGIQTVNNVLFDDPNERYKMITAQVKDLCFGLYGETAEPIDPVLQKKALKGYKGGETPITCRPAEALAPELEKARAAVKDLTDDPDDVLIYALYPVTGKRFLNWKYGKEAPPPETKPKTMEAVMAEAELIEKAKAGKLVEKPQKEIPPKGKDLRIFNVYVDDAYYEVGVEPVSGRIETVAAQGVTPGRTRAEAKPTPAQPQAAAQPQPAKKTEAAKPKAKPEKDQTGTPLESPMPGMIVRFEKQVGDNVKEGETVVVLEAMKMENALAAPASGTIKKIYFESGNSVARGDVLCIIL